The Novosphingobium sp. 9U genome includes a window with the following:
- a CDS encoding ATPase domain-containing protein, producing MTEAAATNKTAPKREPLPRVPTGIPGLDAILDGGFVRGGIAIIQGQPGAGKTILGNQICYNHIAAGGRALYITLLAESHSRMLGHIGQLGFFNEAAIPDHIYYMSAFKVLEDDGLKGLLSVIRREVQRREAGVVILDGLVAVEETADSPREFKKFIHELQTQATLADCTMFLLTSASAGNIPLAAEHTMVDGVVEMRSELYGRKAERHLQVHKRRGGGFVRGQHAYRIDDTGIVVYPRTEALLKRPSAVQNLDSADRLPTSIVGVDGMIGGGIVRGSSTAIIGPTGIGKTIFGLHFLSGCGPSEPGLMFGMHEPAEALYAQARNLGLPVADHIDRGVVDIMWRPTTEGVLDQICTELLDAVRRRGARRVFIDGIDGFTQIASDNSRVSHVVTALSNELRALGVTTLWSAQVDVGYQDVASPLSGLALQGLSPIVENIIVMRHVELRAKLFRMINVLKARLSSIERSFRCFEVGGSGIVVDPDSTCAEDVLAELLERPFMRGGVPGSGATGGT from the coding sequence ATGACCGAGGCCGCAGCCACGAACAAGACTGCGCCCAAGCGAGAACCGTTGCCGCGCGTTCCCACCGGCATCCCGGGGCTGGACGCCATTCTGGACGGCGGCTTCGTTCGTGGAGGCATCGCGATCATTCAGGGTCAACCGGGCGCCGGCAAGACCATCCTGGGCAATCAAATTTGTTACAATCACATCGCCGCTGGAGGCCGAGCGCTTTACATCACGCTGCTCGCCGAGAGCCACTCACGCATGCTCGGCCATATCGGGCAGCTGGGGTTCTTCAACGAAGCCGCGATCCCTGACCATATCTACTACATGAGCGCCTTCAAGGTCTTGGAAGACGACGGGCTCAAGGGATTGCTGAGCGTCATTAGAAGGGAGGTTCAGCGGCGGGAAGCTGGCGTCGTGATCCTCGACGGCCTGGTGGCCGTTGAAGAAACGGCCGATAGCCCGCGCGAGTTCAAGAAGTTCATCCACGAGCTCCAGACGCAGGCGACGCTGGCAGACTGCACCATGTTCCTGCTGACCAGCGCAAGCGCCGGAAACATCCCGCTCGCCGCCGAGCACACGATGGTCGACGGTGTGGTCGAGATGCGAAGCGAGCTTTACGGCCGAAAAGCCGAACGGCACCTCCAGGTACATAAAAGGCGGGGCGGCGGTTTCGTACGGGGGCAGCACGCCTATCGTATCGATGATACTGGTATCGTGGTCTATCCCCGGACCGAGGCGCTTCTGAAACGCCCCAGCGCTGTCCAAAACCTCGACTCAGCGGACCGGCTTCCTACGTCGATCGTGGGGGTCGACGGCATGATCGGCGGCGGTATCGTCCGCGGCTCATCCACCGCCATCATCGGGCCGACCGGAATTGGCAAGACGATCTTCGGGTTGCATTTCCTGAGCGGCTGTGGGCCGTCGGAGCCCGGTCTGATGTTTGGCATGCATGAGCCTGCAGAGGCGCTCTATGCCCAGGCCAGAAACCTTGGTCTTCCCGTCGCAGATCACATCGATCGTGGCGTCGTCGACATCATGTGGCGCCCGACGACCGAAGGGGTCCTCGATCAGATATGCACGGAACTGCTGGATGCGGTCCGGCGCCGGGGCGCGCGGCGAGTCTTTATCGACGGCATCGATGGTTTTACGCAGATCGCCTCGGATAACTCTCGGGTCAGTCATGTTGTGACTGCCTTGTCGAACGAGTTGAGGGCGCTGGGCGTTACCACTCTGTGGAGTGCGCAGGTAGACGTCGGGTATCAGGATGTGGCGAGCCCGCTCAGCGGACTGGCGCTTCAGGGGCTATCCCCGATCGTCGAAAACATCATCGTCATGCGCCATGTGGAATTGCGCGCAAAGCTCTTCCGTATGATCAACGTGCTCAAGGCTCGCCTGAGCTCGATCGAGCGATCGTTCAGGTGCTTCGAGGTCGGAGGAAGCGGGATCGTGGTGGACCCTGACTCAACGTGTGCCGAAGATGTCCTGGCAGAGCTGCTTGAACGCCCCTTCATGCGCGGGGGTGTGCCGGGCAGCGGTGCGACGGGTGGAACCTAG
- a CDS encoding response regulator — protein MAVVLIVDDEFGIADVLSAMLEDEGHRVLSAINGRAALERMAEELPDLVISDYMMPVMDGAALLARMAAEPRLANVPVALMSSMSEDTIAEHCRGYVAFMRKPFRMNDVFALVSRILPSPGQPAAVE, from the coding sequence GTGGCGGTCGTACTCATCGTCGACGACGAGTTCGGCATTGCCGACGTGCTCTCAGCCATGTTGGAGGATGAGGGGCATAGGGTGCTGAGCGCCATCAACGGGCGTGCGGCGTTGGAGCGAATGGCTGAAGAACTGCCTGACCTCGTCATTTCGGACTACATGATGCCAGTCATGGATGGAGCGGCGCTGTTGGCCAGGATGGCGGCTGAGCCGAGACTGGCCAACGTGCCGGTGGCGCTCATGAGTTCCATGTCTGAGGATACAATTGCCGAACACTGCCGCGGCTACGTGGCTTTCATGCGCAAGCCATTCCGGATGAACGACGTTTTTGCGCTAGTCAGTCGAATTCTGCCGAGCCCGGGCCAGCCTGCCGCAGTCGAGTAG
- a CDS encoding LysR substrate-binding domain-containing protein, with the protein MLRCFVTIADLGSFTRAGERLGRTQSTVSLQVKRLEELLGRSLFDRSPKSLRLTGDGERLLGPARKLLHLNDKAIAELFEPEIAGFVRLGVPEDFATAHLPSVLAEFMEAHPLVELEVTCDLTLNLLERFHAGAFDLVLVKREPTLAEATLHGTRVWREPLVWVARDRSAADGRDTIPLIVSPQPCVYRKRAIDALDGLKRPWRIAYTSTSLAGSRAAVKAGLGLTVLPREMVPETLVVVGPEAGLPLLSDTEIALLEAPSISDTAHKLGQHITAALERP; encoded by the coding sequence TTGCTGCGCTGCTTCGTCACCATCGCTGACCTGGGCAGCTTTACGCGTGCCGGTGAGCGGTTGGGGCGAACGCAATCGACAGTCAGCTTGCAAGTGAAACGCCTCGAAGAACTTCTAGGCCGCAGCCTCTTCGATCGTTCGCCCAAATCGCTGCGCCTCACCGGTGACGGTGAACGTTTGCTGGGCCCCGCAAGGAAACTGCTTCATCTGAACGACAAAGCTATCGCGGAGCTGTTCGAGCCGGAGATCGCCGGTTTCGTGCGGCTCGGCGTGCCGGAGGATTTCGCCACCGCCCACCTACCCTCAGTCCTTGCCGAGTTCATGGAAGCGCACCCGCTGGTCGAGTTGGAGGTGACCTGCGATCTGACGCTCAACCTGCTCGAGCGCTTCCATGCCGGCGCCTTCGATCTCGTGCTGGTGAAGCGAGAACCCACCTTGGCCGAAGCAACGCTGCACGGCACCCGCGTGTGGCGCGAACCGCTGGTGTGGGTGGCGCGTGACCGAAGCGCTGCCGATGGGCGCGACACAATCCCCCTAATCGTCTCCCCGCAGCCCTGCGTCTATCGCAAGCGCGCCATCGATGCGCTGGACGGGCTCAAACGTCCCTGGCGCATCGCCTATACCTCGACGAGCCTCGCCGGCAGCCGAGCCGCAGTGAAAGCCGGCCTGGGATTGACCGTACTGCCGCGCGAGATGGTACCGGAAACACTCGTGGTGGTTGGCCCTGAGGCAGGCCTTCCCCTTCTTTCTGATACCGAGATCGCTTTGCTTGAAGCTCCTTCGATCAGCGATACCGCGCACAAGCTTGGTCAGCACATCACTGCCGCGCTGGAACGCCCTTGA
- a CDS encoding proton-conducting transporter membrane subunit, translated as MTATLTASSHLHTPQPSPAGFLLGSAAVFLIMVVLRTPLSGPIVNFDGFASAICALIVFVSAAVAAFSWRHMRASRFRAFAMHMVALVACALGFVIADHVALFAACWIASGLLLARLIGHADNWPAANRASRSTARIFMAADAALLTGLALLCWRLGTSSIEELMASVSQAPRQSAEINAGALAIAALTRCAIPPVSGWLLSSMTAPTPVSALMHAGLVNAGGVLVLRFAPLLEAAPFVRISLVAIGAAGALYGAGIMLVRPDVKRALAGSTVSQMSFMMMSCALGAYSAALWHLLAHGLFKAWLFLGAGMTARTPQAKTAASVPVVGALAATGITMAALVTAGVIEMAQPSFVPLSLALLTALLATFSIVGHARRHAMARGVALIAALAGFQAAGLTMTRALVGADGPTIAPAAAQILIALIFASALAWQFWPRRKGPTMPRALYVHFLNAGVVTR; from the coding sequence ATGACCGCGACTTTGACCGCTAGCTCGCACTTGCATACGCCCCAGCCTTCTCCCGCCGGCTTCCTGCTCGGATCCGCTGCGGTCTTCCTGATAATGGTCGTGCTGCGCACACCTTTGAGCGGGCCGATCGTGAACTTCGACGGTTTCGCCTCCGCCATATGCGCGCTGATCGTGTTCGTATCCGCTGCGGTTGCGGCCTTCTCTTGGCGACACATGCGCGCCTCGCGCTTCCGCGCTTTCGCCATGCACATGGTTGCTCTGGTCGCCTGCGCGCTCGGCTTCGTCATCGCGGACCATGTGGCGCTTTTCGCGGCTTGCTGGATCGCAAGCGGGCTTCTGCTCGCCAGGCTGATCGGACACGCGGATAACTGGCCTGCAGCCAACCGCGCCAGCCGCTCGACCGCACGCATCTTCATGGCCGCCGATGCCGCTCTGCTGACCGGCCTGGCGCTGCTGTGCTGGCGCCTGGGCACCAGTTCGATCGAGGAACTGATGGCGAGCGTCAGCCAGGCGCCCCGTCAATCGGCCGAGATCAATGCAGGCGCGCTGGCCATCGCCGCGCTCACGCGCTGCGCCATTCCCCCGGTGTCGGGCTGGCTGCTGTCTTCGATGACGGCCCCAACGCCGGTCTCGGCGCTGATGCATGCGGGCCTGGTCAACGCCGGCGGAGTGCTTGTGTTGCGCTTCGCACCCTTGCTGGAGGCTGCGCCCTTCGTGCGCATTTCGCTCGTGGCGATCGGCGCGGCAGGTGCCCTCTACGGAGCTGGCATCATGCTGGTGCGGCCCGACGTCAAGCGTGCGCTGGCGGGATCGACCGTGTCTCAGATGAGCTTCATGATGATGTCCTGTGCGCTGGGGGCCTACAGTGCGGCGCTCTGGCACTTGTTGGCGCACGGCTTGTTCAAGGCTTGGCTTTTCCTCGGCGCCGGCATGACGGCGCGCACTCCGCAAGCCAAGACGGCTGCCTCTGTGCCGGTTGTCGGAGCGCTCGCTGCGACCGGCATTACGATGGCAGCCCTGGTCACGGCCGGCGTGATCGAGATGGCGCAGCCCAGTTTCGTGCCGCTTAGCCTCGCGCTGCTGACTGCCTTGCTCGCGACATTTTCGATCGTGGGTCATGCCCGGCGGCACGCCATGGCCCGGGGTGTGGCACTGATCGCCGCGCTTGCCGGGTTCCAGGCTGCCGGTCTCACCATGACCCGTGCGCTGGTCGGGGCCGACGGGCCGACGATTGCACCGGCCGCCGCGCAGATCCTCATCGCCTTGATCTTCGCATCAGCCCTGGCCTGGCAGTTCTGGCCTCGGCGGAAGGGGCCGACGATGCCGCGCGCCCTGTACGTTCACTTCCTCAACGCCGGCGTGGTCACACGGTGA